A portion of the Sulfuricurvum kujiense DSM 16994 genome contains these proteins:
- a CDS encoding transposase, protein MPRPPRYNEIGTYHVINRGVERREVFLDQRDYDQFMAYLGDLVTKYGIQFHAYCLMNNHYHLLLETVSDNLSDALKYLNVNYSKYFNQTYQRTGHLWQGRFKSFPIHDETQFWTVAKYIERNPIAAGIVKNINEYPYHSYQIVSQSSHTFSYIIDQSKIHTMQDSEYSEFIDTPLQNEILKSIYKMHRINKDTTDKKYLHKPISTFFDQKGERNEKIRACYRYGYTQADIADFLGLSRTAINKIIR, encoded by the coding sequence ATGCCACGTCCCCCTCGCTATAACGAAATCGGTACCTATCATGTCATCAATCGTGGTGTAGAACGCCGAGAAGTGTTTTTAGATCAGCGTGATTATGATCAGTTTATGGCATATCTCGGAGATTTGGTAACAAAATACGGTATACAGTTCCATGCCTATTGCTTGATGAACAATCATTACCATCTATTACTAGAGACGGTGTCCGATAATCTATCTGATGCACTTAAATATTTAAATGTAAATTATTCCAAATATTTCAACCAAACATATCAACGAACTGGTCATTTATGGCAGGGACGCTTCAAATCGTTTCCGATTCATGATGAAACACAGTTTTGGACGGTTGCCAAATACATTGAACGTAATCCGATCGCTGCAGGGATAGTCAAAAATATCAACGAATATCCTTATCACTCATATCAGATCGTTTCACAATCCAGTCATACGTTTAGTTATATAATCGATCAGTCAAAGATACATACGATGCAAGATAGTGAATATAGTGAATTTATTGACACACCTTTACAAAACGAGATACTGAAATCAATTTATAAAATGCATCGTATAAATAAAGATACAACCGATAAAAAATATCTTCATAAGCCTATATCTACTTTTTTTGATCAAAAAGGAGAACGCAATGAAAAAATCCGAGCCTGTTACCGGTACGGATATACTCAAGCCGATATTGCAGATTTTTTAGGGCTTTCTAGAACAGCTATTAATAAAATTATTCGGTGA